In Providencia hangzhouensis, the DNA window TATAATACATCGATTAAAATGTATAAAACATCATCAATGCCGCTTGGCTAAATTTTTCAAAAAAAGAAATCATCGCAGGCAAAATAGCAATATTTAGAATGGCAACTAAGCCTACTGTTAGTAACGAAATTTCCATAATAATTTATTGTATATTGAGGATTTATTACTATCCCTTACCCATAGGCCTATTCATTATGTGTTCTTCCCAGTCCACCACATCAATTTCTCTGACTGCAATATGGCGAACGGACACACCTTCATTATGCATCGCCGCTTTGGACCCTGTTTTTAATGGATGCCAAGCTGGGAGAGTTTTCCCTTCTAATAACAAGCGGTAAGCACAAGTACTTGGCAACCATCCAAATGTTTCTAAGTTATAGCGATTAAGCTTTATGCAATCCGCTTCATAACTGAAGCGGTCTTCATAATGCTTACACTGGCAAGTTTTTAGATTTAGCTGATTACAAGCGACATTAGTGAAATAGATTTCATCAGTATCTTCATCCATTAACTTGTGCAAACAGCACTGCCCACAACCATCACAAAGAGATTCCCACTCTTCATCTGTCATTTCATCTAAAGTTTTAACTTGCCAGAACTGCGACATAATACTTATTAATCCTATACTTAAATAACCCGAGTAGTCAGCGAGTGATCATTAATTGATAATTTTAGCATATCACCAGAAGCTAATGGGCCAACACCTTCAGGTGTTCCCGTTAAAATAACGTCCCCTGCACGCAATGTGAAAAAACGGGACATATAGCTAATCAGTGGTAAAATTGGGGTGATCATATCACGCGTCGAGCCCTCTTGGCGAACTTCACCATTAATTTCTAAAGAAAGCTGAACATTTTGTAAATCATTCGGGCTACTGACAGGAATAAAACCCGAAATTGGGCATGACCCGTCAAATGATTTGCTTTTTTCCCATGGCTGACCAGCTTTCTTAAATTTAGCTTGTAAATCACGTAAGGTTAAATCCAATGCAACTGCATAACCTGCGATAGAGCGTGATACACGGTCTTCATCCGCATTTTTTAATGGCATACCAATTAAAATTGCCATCTCAATTTCATGATGAACAGAACCAAAGTCTTTTGGAATAACAATTGATTGAGTAATGTCACACAAAGCAGTTTCTGGTTTAATAAAAATAACAGGCTCTTCCGGTGTAGCAGACCCCATTTCTTTTATATGCTTTGCATAATTACTACCAACACAAACAACTTTATTTGCAGGAAAATCAAGTAACGCACCTTGCCAGTCACGATGTTGATACATAATAGTACTCCTATTATCGTTATTTTATTTTATTAGCGATACCATCTGCCATCATGCATACGCTCAATGCAAAATAATATGAGCGGTTCCAATGCATAATGGTACGGAAATTTTCAGTCACTAAAAATGCTCTGCCTTCAGGATCATCAGGGATAACCACCCACGTTTTTACGTCTGAAGGTAACTGAGCAAATGCAGGTAATGCCACGCCTAGTTCCTGCCATTCACTGACAGATTTCCCTTGTTCCGCTTTTACGCCTTCCAACGTTTTATTAAAATCTGCAGGTAAATTAACTTGGTAACCCCATGGCAATTGTGCTTGCCAACCTTCTGTTGACAAATAATTAGCGATGGATGCAAATACATCAGATTTATTATTCCAGATGTCCATTTTTCCATCACCATCACCGTCCGCTGCGTAGGACAAATAGGAGGTTGGCATAAATTGACTTTGGCCCATAGCACCAGCCCATGAACCTTTAAGTTGTTGATCTTCTGGAATATAGCCTTTATCCATTATCTCAAGCGCAGCTAAAAGTTGTTTGCTAAAAAGCGCTTCTCTTCGCCCCTCAAAAGATAATGTCGCAAGTGCTGAAACCACATCCTCTTTACCCTGTGAACGTCCAAAACCACTTTCTAGTCCCCATAGCGAAACAATGAACTGAGGTGGAACGCCATATTTATCACTGATAGCATCTAGAATGGATTTGTTTTCTAAATATTTGTCATAGCCCGCATTGATACGTGATTGTGGGAGTACATTTTTTAAATAGCTTGCTAATGTAACCGTCGCCCTTTTCTCTGGTTGGCCTTTATCTGCTTTCACAACACGCTCAATAAAATGAACATTAGCAAAAGCACGTTCAATGGTGTCTGGCTTAATCCCCTGAGTAATAGCATGTTCTTTCAGTAATTCCACATAAGCAGGAAATTGTGACGGTTCACGTTGTTCAATAGGGAATGCTTTGTCTAAAGCAACGACTTCTTGGGCTATAGCCGCATTTTGTTCTACTGTAATCGGTTGAGTAACAACTGATTCGTTCTGCGTTGCAGAACAACTTGTTAAAAACAAACCAGCGACTAATGTATATAATAACGTTGGTTTCATTCGTCTCCTCCAGAGTGTTATTGCTTTTCAGGATTTTCTTAATTTGCTCTAGTTATTCAGTTCTTTGTGTTCTGAAAGCAAATTTTCCACCGGAGGTGGGAATTGTAGGTAATAACCAACCTCTATGAGATCAGATTTAACCTTTGCCAAGTCAGCATTGGCAAGCTTTTCACGCTTATCTAATGAGACGAGCATAGCAAATTGAGGTGTTCCAAATTGGGCTAATAATTCATCAGGAACACGTGAAAAATCATCTTTCTTCTCAATATAAAGATAAGTTTGGTCACGCTTAGGGCTTCTATAAATTGCACAAATCATTATATTTAACTCTTTTTCTTAGTTCATTAGCTTGCTTGAAGTATGCAGTAACTATAACATGCTATTGTTTTACAGAATATCTTCACCCGAGGATTGTTTCGGAAATTTTAATTTGCTGAGTCTGGATAGATGCCACAATCGCCAATAGAACTTAAAGGCAGCAGTTTTACTCTTTCAGTTATTCACTTATACAGTGAAGAGCCTAAACTCATCAAAAAATCGCTGCAAGATAAAGTAAATCAGGCTCCTGATTTCTTTAAAAATGCTCCTGTCGTGATTAACATCGCTGAATTATCCCCAAATGCAGATTTACAGAGTATTCATAAATCTGTTATTTCTGCGGGATTACGTATTGTTGGTATCAGTGGGTGCACTGACCCACAAATGCGACAAAAAGCAAACGATGCGGGTTTACCAATATTAAGCGAAGGTAAAAGCCAAAAACCTGTTGAAATTCAGCCTGAACCCCCGGCTGCTGTAGTTCAAGCTGAACCTTTATATCGTAAAACTCGTATTATCAATACCCCTGTTCGTTCTGGACAACGTATTTATGCACCAAATAGTGATCTGATCGTCACAAGCAATGTTAGTGCAGGTGCAGAACTATTAGCAGATGGTAATATCCATATTTATGGCGTGATGCGAGGCCGTGCATTAGCTGGAGCCTCCGGCGATATTGAAAGTCAGATTTATTGTACTCATTTGCAAGCTGAGCTGGTTTCAATTGCAGGTGAATATTGGCTGAGCGATCAAATCCCTGCTGAATTTCTCGCCAAAGCAGCTAAACTTTGTTTAGTTGATAACAAACTTAACATCGAATATTTAAATTAGACCTTATTTACAAGGAATTATTCATGGCACGCATAATTGTAGTGACTTCAGGTAAAGGTGGCGTTGGTAAAACCACTTCAAGCGCGGCCATAGCTACTGGCCTGGCACAAAAAGGGAACAAAACTGTAGTGATCGATTTTGATATCGGCCTACGTAACCTTGACCTTATCATGGGGTGTGAACGTCGAGTAGTCTATGACTTCGTAAACGTTATCCAAGGTGATGCAACCCTTAATCAGGCTTTAATCAAAGATAAGCGCACCGAGAATTTATTTATTTTACCTGCTTCGCAAACACGCGATAAAGACGCATTAACTCGTGAAGGCGTTGGCAAAATTCTTGACGAATTAAGTGACGATCTTGGTTTTGATTTTATTGTTTGTGATTCCCCCGCAGGTATTGAAAGTGGCGCCTTAATGGCACTATATTTTGCTGACGAAGCTATTATTACTACCAACCCAGAAGTTTCTTCTGTTCGCGACTCAGACCGTATTTTGGGTATTTTAGCGTCAAAATCACGCCGCGCAGAAAAAGGCGAAGCACCAATTAAAGAACACCTATTGCTAACACGCTATAACCCAGGCCGTGTAACGCGTGGTGATATGCTAAGCATGGAAGATGTTCTGGAAATTCTGCGTATTCCTTTGATCGGTGTTATTCCTGAAGACCAATCTGTACTGCGCTCTTCCAACCAAGGCGAACCCGTTATTCTGGATACAGAGTCTGATGCAGGCCAAGCCTATGATGATTGTGTTGCACGTATTTTAGGTGAAGATCGCCCTATCCGTTTCATTGAAGAAGAGAAAAAAGGTTTCTTAAAACGCCTATTTGGGGGGTAAATAATGGCTTTATTGGATTTCTTTCTGTCGAGAAAAAAAACGACAGCGAATATCGCAAAAGAGCGATTACAGATCATCGTTGCAGAACGCCGCCGTGGTGATAGCGAGCCCCCATATCTTGCAGATATGAAAAGAGATATTTTGCAGGTTATCTGTAAGTATGTCCAAGTTGACCCTGAGATGTTATCAGTGCAATTTGAGCAAAAAGGGGATGATATTTCTGTTCTTGAACTAAACGTTACGTTGCCAGAAGGTGACGACATAAAAACGACAACAGAAAAATAATTCGTGAAAGAAAGCCGCTGTCTAACTTTTGTTTCATGCAATAGCTTGCGGCTTACTTTTTATGATTTAGCCCAATTAATCAAATGGTTACATGATGATTTCGCTAAAGGAAAAACCTATTCCTTTTATAATTCAAATTTAATTTCCATTGTTATCAGTTTTTTTAAACCTTCTGGCGGTGCTCCTACTGAGCGGCTTTTCTGTACAGCTGATAACGCAGCTTGGTCGAGCGTATTATGTGTTGAGGAATTAACTATACGCACCATCGTAATTTCCCCTAATGAGGAAAGTTGAAAACTTACTTTTACAACTCCTTGGATATTGGTATTTCTCGCTTTTCTTGGGTAACGTTTATGTCGTTCAATTTCACTACGTAATTTATCAATATAGCTTTGATAAGTTGAATCTATTGCATTTCCTACCGAGGTCGTCCTTTGTGCTCCCTTCTGGCCTGCCGCATTAGATTGATTATCGTTTTTCCCCACATGCTGCTCTTGTTTTACATCATCATTTTTTTCACTTTTTTGTTGCGGCTCTTTCTGCTGAGTAACCTTTTTATTAGTTTGTTTTTCCTCTTTCTGTTTGATGACTTTTTTCTGATCATCAGAAATTTTATTTTCATCGCTATGTGAACTTTTTTTATTAGCAACTTTAATTACTGCATTTTCATTTTGTTGTGATTCAGCAAGTAAGCCCCCTGATAGCTTATTATTTAATATTGTATCGTTTGCTTGCTTTTCAATTACATTTTGCATCAATAAAACAGAAACAATAGCTGCTTGTATTGGTGTATAAATTTGTGCAGAACGTGTTTTTTCTATACTTAAACAATAAAAAACGATGCCAAAATGGAATAATAAAGAAACCATAACAGCAAAATTAAAACGTAAAGTAAGCATTTTAATATCCCTAACAACCCTTCGCCAATACTAAAATACAGCGGCATCAGCGAAGGGGATCCCTTTTAGAAGCGACTTGTTACATTGAAACGCACAGTCCTACCCGGTGCAGGCATCATACTGCGGGTTAATGGGTCTATATAATATTCATCAAATAAGTTTGTGGCTAATAATTCAAATGATAGGTCTTTATTAAACTGATAATTAACATAAGCATCAGCGGTAAAAACGGCATTCCAACTCATCGGGTCATTGTTTAATGGCGCATACTGGTTCGGGTATTTATCCATCATTTCCGCTTCATCTTCATTTTTTGCTTTGCTGTGATAACGCATGCGGCTACCCACTTCTAAACGTTCATCTAAGAAGCGCAAACCTAGGTTGGCATGAATGCTGTACTTAGGTTGCAATTGAGTACGCAAATAGCCGCCAGGGAACCCTGCTGTTGTACACTCTGAGCCACCAAATTGGTTATAGGGATCCATTACCATCAATGAAACTTCATCACAAACCTCATTTTTTAAGCGGTAATCCACACCTAAGTCACCGAATACCCAGCCATTATCATAACGCGCCAACAGTTCCAAACCGGCCGTGTTATGTTTATCAACCTGCGTAAAGACTAACCTGTAGTTCCTATCAAATGCGTTTGTAACAACCGTGTTATAGTAGTTTATGCGTAAATCAGCATGGTTTTCTGCCGCGACGAGACCTTGGAAATTACGCACATATCCCAGTTCTATCGTATGGCTGCGTTCTGGCAAATAAACCGGTGGCGTGTAATTCGGCTCTCTTCCCCCCGAAAAACCAATAGTGTCTTCAAAGATACTTGGCATCCTAACGGTTTCTAAATAACGCCCAAATATTCGATCGTTCTCTGTTAAATAAATTGTTGCCCCTAATGCCGGAGCCCAAGCTGATTCTTCATTTCTTTTTGGCGCTTTAAATTTTTGTTTATTGGAATACTTCACTTCATCATACCCGTTATTAGTAATATCTGCTTTTCGGTATTTTTTTGCTTTTAAGCCTGTTACGGGGTCAATTATTTCTTCTTTTAAATCAATCTCGCCATTATAGAATGGATTATTTTTTCGTATAAACCGGTTATTTTCATCCACCTTCCATTTTACTATATTGTTTCTTTCTGTAATTCTAAACTCAAATTTTTTTTTATTTACATCCATTCGATAGTGAGCATACATTAATGAATCTGCTTTCATATTTAGTGCTTTTCCGATAAAGATTCGCCTTTCATAAGATCTTTCTGCTGTATCTTTAAATGTCTTCCCTTTATCATCAACATACTCTTGTATGACTTGGTACTCTTTCTCACTTAACACACGAGAGAGTCGAAAATTTCTCGCCGTTATATGGCTATAAGGTGCATAATTTATATCTTTAGCCGCAATACGTCTCTCTTTTAATAAATCCCTTGACCAGTAGCTAATATATTGAGCCCCCGCATTCAGACTTAACCAATCAGTAGGCTGCCAATCAAAGCGAATAGTCCCATTATATTCTCGACGCTTACCTTCCCTTGGGATAGCTCGGAACATGTTACCCTTTGGGCTAGAGTCCGAATTAAAGATATCTTCACGGCTACCAATAGTTTCATCAATTAAGCTTCCCATTAAAGTCACTTTAAATTCAGGTGTAATTTGAAATTTATTGGATAATGAAACACCATAGCGATCGTTTAGTTGGTTTAATTTAATCCCATCAACTAAGGTGCCATTGATAGCAGGATTTTTAGCTACATTTTTATCTCGACCAAATTCATAATTCCAATCCCTTTCCACTGGTTCCCTAGGTTGGCCACCTGCGGTATTTGAGTTTAAATTAGTTTTTGTCAACCAATAGCCTAATCGAAAGTCAATCCAACCAATGGATTCGGGTTTGAACGAATAATTGGCGTAAAAAGTATTTAACGCCAAGTTAGCTAAAGGCCATTGTGGAATTTTTCCCTCTAAATCATGATAACGAATTTGCGATGGCATGATTTCGCCATAATGACTTGATGTATGCATATAACCAATGGATAAGTCCTGTGAATTAGGTAGCATTAAATTTAATTTAGCTAACCATGTCGACATTTCATTTGATGTATTCGCCACCTCTTTATTTGGCCCATAAATCCTAGCTACGAAGGGCATATATGGGTCTATCGCTTTATTTGAGTTATTAGGGTCATAAGTAATGATGTCGTCATAAAATTTACCCGCCCCTCGGCGCCCAGCAAAATAATTACCTTGGTTGCGATAGCTGTATGCTAGCATCAAATCAAACTTTTCTTGCCGTGTCCCAACGGCAATACGCGCTGCGTTATCTTGCAGATTAAAGAAATTAGCGTTACCTTTACTGCGAGGATCAACAAGCATTTCGTGATCTTTAAAATAAATCCCACGAAACTTCTGCATGTCTAACGTATTCAATAGCCGCTTATCATCACGGTAATCTATACCGTGGCTTAATTGATTAACCCTCGGTTTTGTCGAGTTACTCGATGTTTCTAATTTAATATCAAAACCAAACTTGTCGTATTTATCCACAACGTCATCAATGCCTAGCGTTGTTATAGCAACTCCTCCCCCCGTCGATGTACGCACATTGCGGTCTAGCGTTGCACTTTTCATTACCTTAATGCTACTAATCATATTCGGGTCGATATAATTACGATTATTCGCCCCATTATAACCACGCCAAACAGTGATAGCTTGCTCTGTACCGTCTACAGTCACCGGGACACGCCCTTGCCCCTGTATACCCCGAACATTGGGGTCTATTGCCCCGCTATTACGGGCATCTCCACTATATACCCCTACCGCATGGTTAATAGTGTCTGCGGGGTTAGTACCTTTATAACGATCAATTTCTTCTTTACTAATGTAAATATTTGATTCATCTTTATCATATTGGTCATCCGCCCCTTTTCTATCACGCTCTTTGATTGTGGCCGCTTTATCATTTACCACAATAGAACCGATGTTTTCACTTTGTTGTGCATAGACTAAGTTTGTAATATTGCCAATAGATAACCCTGTTGCGATATTAATGGCTATCACTGTTTTGATTTTCATTATCTGTTCCGGTGAAAATTAAAATTTCTTGGTGAAATTGACACCGACTTCACTTTGCTTAAAAGAATAAATAATATCTGCAGTACTTTTATTCACTTGGCTATTAAAATAAATAGAAGGCGTAAAAGTTAATATTTTATTTTTATCAAATGTTAATTGGGTATTTAAATACCCATTATGATCTTTTCTTTTTACATTCAAAAATGCATCAAACTGTTCAAAATTTGTTTGCTTATAACCTATCGCAACAAGTAGATCACACAGTTCGGTTACTTTTAGAAAACCCGCCCTAACCCCATACTGTACATAGCTATCACTATCGTATTGCTTTTTTCTATTGGCTCCATAAAAACTGCCAAAAACCATTAATCGAGGGTTCATTAAATAGGTACCAGTAACTGAATAAACCCATTTATCGCCGTTATTAAAACTATACTTATAAGGGTAAGTTTTATTTTTATATTCAATATTACCTAACAAGGTTACTCGATGATTTAACATGTATTCTGTCGCTATTTTTCCTCCTAGGCTTAAATTATAGTATTGGTTATCGTGCCATTTAGCCTCAAGGGTGGGCTGTATATGGAACGTTGTATTCGCGTTATCAAATTGATACCCCCCAGTAACATATATATTCGTTTTTCTAGCCGTGACTGTTTTCATTGGCTCCACCCCAACCACACCTAATGAGAGTACCGTTGAGTGGTTTCCTACTAGAGGAAAACGCTTTGATAGTTTAGTATAATAATGCCACTTTCCACCAGCGATAGACTGGTTACTACTATTCATACATTTACTACGAAAACAGTACATCTCACGGCTATTTGATGCTTCATTTAAATTAAAATCATAACTTGAGCCTAACTTAATCGTACCTTGCCAACGATTTTTATTTTCTAAATCTATTATTTGACTTTTAATAAATTTAGTTAACCCATTTGATATTCTTTCTTTATATTTAACTTTGATATTTTGATATATTGATAATGCTGATTCATAGTGCTTAACATAAGTCAGTGCTTGTGCAAGTTTTAACTCAACCAATAACATATTAGGCTTGTGAATTAAAATCTCATTATATAGGCTAATTGCTAAATCATACTGTTTATTTAAAACTGCCCTTTCTGAATGAATATATTTAACCAATTCTTTATCGTGGTCTTTATGGTCAACGTAATTACCAATAATTTCATTTATTTTGTCAAAATCTTGTCTCTGAATGAGATCATAAAGAATAAAACCAAGTTCGTCGATATTTTTTTCACTATATTTAACATTATTTATTTCTGATTGATGTTTTTTGTTACTATAATCTTTTAAATTACCGATAACTCCTCCTTTTAGCTCTTGAGCTGACAATACCGAAGGGAGAGAAAAAAGTAATAATAAACTCAAATATATTAAATGTGTTTTTTTATTAAAAAATAACATGATTAGGCTACCATTTTAATGACAAAAATAAAAAAGTAGACAAAATCACTTTTGCCTACTTTTTTTAGCTAATTATATGTTCAGTAATTATTCGTCTTTCTGGCCACCAAATGCCGTGTCTAACTCACGGTTATTCTCATAAGAGAGAATACCTGCCACTTGTTCTGCATTATCACCAAAGAGTTGCCCCATACTATCACCTTGGTGTATTCCATTGGCAATGGCAGTACCACTAAATTTACCGTCTTCTTCAATAGCCCCTTCCATGGAGTGGCTATTTACTCCTTCTAATGCACCTGTATATGATTTATCCGCGAAGTCAGCATTAAACCAACCTGCCTGTTTTTCTTCACCTGCAAACTGGTTAATACCCGCTATAGTATAAGTTGCTTGGCCACTGGTTGGCACTTCTGTCGTTGCATTCTCACCAGAGAAATAAACCGTGTGCATTGCATCATCAGTTTCCCCAGTTTGTGACCAATCACCGAAATATACCTCGGCATCTGCAACCTGGCTAAATTGGAACTTACCCATTCCACCGTGCGGGCTACCGCCACTTTCCAAAACATACACGTTGTTTGGTTTTTGCGTGACTAAGTTTTTTAAGCCTGAAAACGATATCATCATTCCCCCCATTTTATGTCGAGAACCGATACCCGGTGCACCAATACTACCACCGTGTGGCCCCATGGTTGATTGGGTTTTACCAACAATAATGTTTGTTAGGCCATCACTATAATCTAAACTCTGTTTTGATTCCGTTTCTGCCATAACACCAACAGAAAATATAGACAAAGATACTGCGACTGTAATTAGTGATAATTTTTTCATTTATTCATCCTCTTCAATAGAAGTTTGAATTAGATTGGTTTATTAACGAAACACATTAAATAAAAGATTATTCTTTCCTTTAATGTTCGAGATTCAGTATATGAAAATGATTTTTATTTACAAATGTAAGGGATATAATTCAATCTTTTATTATTAAACCATAAAAATAAAATAACCTTTTATTTTTTAACTGGTTAATTAAAGACCCTATAATGGATAGTTTTATTTATTGCGTTTTACATTAAAGATTAATTGAATTTTTAAGAGTAATTACAAATTTTGAGTTAAAATAAGATAAATATACCCATAAATATATGTGACGTATATTTTTATAAGTTTATTGAATGGATAGTAAATAAAAATGAAGATAAGATTGAGGATTATAAATAAGCTAAGCTATTTAAATAAGGTACAAGAAACTCTCTTCTTGTACCTTAATATATTACCCGTTTGCTAATAACTTTGTAATGGGCTCGGCGAGTAATCGCCCTCTCCACCCCGACAACAGCTCAGGAGGTGTAACCGAAGATTTTAACCCCCAATGAATCGACAGTAATTGGTTAATTTGCCGCCTAGAAGCCAATAGTTCTGCATTAAATTTTTCATTTTCAGCAATATCTTTGACCACCGCTTTAATTTCTTTAAATAAGCTTTTGTATTGGCTCTGTTCAGTAATATTCGCTACAGGTGTTGGGTATTCACTTTCTTCAAGTTGCTTTGCTTGCTCGACAATGGCTAACAAGCGCTTGCCATGGCAACGAATCTCCTGCCCAGTTAAGCCAAGTGCATCAAGTTCACCCAGAGAGCTCGGTAAATAACGAGCCACTTTCCACAGGTGCTCTTCTTTTACTACAAAGTTAACAGCCATATCGCGGGCTTTAGCTTGGTTTAAACGCCATTCGGCTAATAATTGCAAACAAGCGAGCTGTTCATCACGTAGCTGCCATGCATTATGGATATTCATGTAGGCTTTTTCTGGCTTTAAGGCTTTTTGCCGACGAGCCACAACACGTTGACACTCATCTTTGGCATCTTCCAAGTAGCCCGCTTCAGTCACTTTTTCCATTAGAATTTCAGCTAATGGCAGCAAATACAGCACATCTGCGGCTGCATAATCGCATTGTTTTTCGCTCAGAGGACGCGCAAGCCAGTCTGTTCGTGATTCACTTTTGTCTAGTTCAATACCTAAATGTTCAGCAACCAATGATGCAAAACCACAAGAAATTGGATAACCTAAAAATGCCGCCACAACTTGCGTGTCGATCATCGGCTCAGGGACACAATCAAAATCATGCATAAACACTTCTAAGTCTTCACTACCTGCATGTAAAAATTTAAGTTGCTCAGGATTCGTTAAAAGTGCTTTGAACGGGCTAAAATCCGTCATTAATAATGGGTCAATTAACGAAACTTGCTTTCCATCATATAGCTGTAGCAAACCTAGCTGTGGGTAATATGTTCGGGTACGAACAAACTCGGTATCCAAAGCGAGCCATGGTGCATTACCCGCCTCTTGGCATACTTGGGCTAATTCGCTATCTGTAGTTACTAAACGATAATTCAAAACAAGTTTCTCTTTGTTATTTTCATCACAATGACGCCGGCTAAAACCGGCGTCATCTATTCATAGTTCAAGACTAAACCACAATCATACTTGTGATTTTTCTCTTTGCAATTTTTCTTCATCACGTAGGTCTTTACGTAAAATTTTACCCACGTTAGATTTTGGTAATTCATCACGAAATTCAAATATCTTAGGGACTTTATACGCGGTTAATGAACGGCGGCAAAAGGTTTTTAGCTCATCACCCGTTAAATTCGCATTTTTCGTTACAACGAAAACTTTAACCGCTTCGCCTGTACTTTCACTAGGTACACCAATTGCAGCGCATTCTATCACGTCCGGATGTGCAGAAATGACATCTTCAATTTCATTTGGATAGACGTTAAAACCTGAAACGATGATCATATCTTTTTTACGATCAACAATACGAATATACCCTTCGCTATCAATTTCAGCGATATCCCCTGTCGCTAACCAACCATCCACTATCGTATCAGCAGTGGAATCAGGGCGGTTCCAATACCCTTTCATGACTTGCGGGCCT includes these proteins:
- the minD gene encoding septum site-determining protein MinD; the encoded protein is MARIIVVTSGKGGVGKTTSSAAIATGLAQKGNKTVVIDFDIGLRNLDLIMGCERRVVYDFVNVIQGDATLNQALIKDKRTENLFILPASQTRDKDALTREGVGKILDELSDDLGFDFIVCDSPAGIESGALMALYFADEAIITTNPEVSSVRDSDRILGILASKSRRAEKGEAPIKEHLLLTRYNPGRVTRGDMLSMEDVLEILRIPLIGVIPEDQSVLRSSNQGEPVILDTESDAGQAYDDCVARILGEDRPIRFIEEEKKGFLKRLFGG
- the minE gene encoding cell division topological specificity factor MinE; this translates as MALLDFFLSRKKTTANIAKERLQIIVAERRRGDSEPPYLADMKRDILQVICKYVQVDPEMLSVQFEQKGDDISVLELNVTLPEGDDIKTTTEK
- a CDS encoding TonB family protein; its protein translation is MLTLRFNFAVMVSLLFHFGIVFYCLSIEKTRSAQIYTPIQAAIVSVLLMQNVIEKQANDTILNNKLSGGLLAESQQNENAVIKVANKKSSHSDENKISDDQKKVIKQKEEKQTNKKVTQQKEPQQKSEKNDDVKQEQHVGKNDNQSNAAGQKGAQRTTSVGNAIDSTYQSYIDKLRSEIERHKRYPRKARNTNIQGVVKVSFQLSSLGEITMVRIVNSSTHNTLDQAALSAVQKSRSVGAPPEGLKKLITMEIKFEL
- a CDS encoding YcgL domain-containing protein translates to MICAIYRSPKRDQTYLYIEKKDDFSRVPDELLAQFGTPQFAMLVSLDKREKLANADLAKVKSDLIEVGYYLQFPPPVENLLSEHKELNN
- the minC gene encoding septum site-determining protein MinC gives rise to the protein MPQSPIELKGSSFTLSVIHLYSEEPKLIKKSLQDKVNQAPDFFKNAPVVINIAELSPNADLQSIHKSVISAGLRIVGISGCTDPQMRQKANDAGLPILSEGKSQKPVEIQPEPPAAVVQAEPLYRKTRIINTPVRSGQRIYAPNSDLIVTSNVSAGAELLADGNIHIYGVMRGRALAGASGDIESQIYCTHLQAELVSIAGEYWLSDQIPAEFLAKAAKLCLVDNKLNIEYLN
- a CDS encoding lytic murein transglycosylase, giving the protein MKPTLLYTLVAGLFLTSCSATQNESVVTQPITVEQNAAIAQEVVALDKAFPIEQREPSQFPAYVELLKEHAITQGIKPDTIERAFANVHFIERVVKADKGQPEKRATVTLASYLKNVLPQSRINAGYDKYLENKSILDAISDKYGVPPQFIVSLWGLESGFGRSQGKEDVVSALATLSFEGRREALFSKQLLAALEIMDKGYIPEDQQLKGSWAGAMGQSQFMPTSYLSYAADGDGDGKMDIWNNKSDVFASIANYLSTEGWQAQLPWGYQVNLPADFNKTLEGVKAEQGKSVSEWQELGVALPAFAQLPSDVKTWVVIPDDPEGRAFLVTENFRTIMHWNRSYYFALSVCMMADGIANKIK
- a CDS encoding YcgN family cysteine cluster protein; protein product: MSQFWQVKTLDEMTDEEWESLCDGCGQCCLHKLMDEDTDEIYFTNVACNQLNLKTCQCKHYEDRFSYEADCIKLNRYNLETFGWLPSTCAYRLLLEGKTLPAWHPLKTGSKAAMHNEGVSVRHIAVREIDVVDWEEHIMNRPMGKG
- a CDS encoding fumarylacetoacetate hydrolase family protein, yielding MYQHRDWQGALLDFPANKVVCVGSNYAKHIKEMGSATPEEPVIFIKPETALCDITQSIVIPKDFGSVHHEIEMAILIGMPLKNADEDRVSRSIAGYAVALDLTLRDLQAKFKKAGQPWEKSKSFDGSCPISGFIPVSSPNDLQNVQLSLEINGEVRQEGSTRDMITPILPLISYMSRFFTLRAGDVILTGTPEGVGPLASGDMLKLSINDHSLTTRVI